ATCCACAGGGGTTGATACTGGTCTATCACTTCAACCCTGTCGTCAATCGCTTTCGCCGCTCTTCTGCCGCTTTCCACGGCGCCTTCAATACTCCATACCTGAGCTTGAGTCCTGGTGTGGGCTCCGGCGAGAAACAGATTTGAAACCGGCGTTTTCTGGGCGGGTAAATATGCCTGGGTATCGGTGGAATTCACCCATTTCGGTTGAAGAGGTCTTATTCCTTCACTGGAAAATTTCCACTCATGCCACACTTCTATTTTGATAATTGAAAATTCTCTCAACCCTTTTCCATTATTCGCTTCCTTCACTAATTCATCAAGCGCGCCGCAGCTGAAAATCTGGGCTTTCACTTCTTCGATGAATTCTTCTTTCGTGCACCTGCTTACCGGCTTATGGTAAATCTTTCCCGGAACGCTGCCAATACAGGAGGTGCCTGTCCAGAGAGATTTAATGTTTTTCCCTAAATCCACTTCTTTGTCCCACACCTGTTCTTCGGCAAAAAGGGTCAGATTGAATTCGGAATCACTCACCACTACGGCAGTCCTCTCACGAGGGAACTTAATTTCTTCGGAAAATGCCACTCTGAAAGAGACTTGAGTGTGAGGGCCACCCCGAATAAGGGGCTTGAACAGCTTTAATTCTTCCAGCCTCTCAAGCGCAGGGGTCTCACTTAAAATATCTGCCGTCATGAAAGGATTGAGAGCGAGAATATACCTGTCGGCCTGAATTTTTTCTTCTCCACAGAAAGCGGAGACAATGGCGGTTCCATCAAACTCCAGTTTTGTGAGAGCTTTCCTCCAGAAGAATTTTACGCCTTTTTCCTTAAGGTATTTCACCCATGGGTCAAACCAGTATTCACTGCTGGGGCCTTTAAGTAACAGCCAGCCATCTCCGGCGCCCTGCTTCCACGCGGGGCCATCCTGATCAGCCTTGTGGCGGTGTGCAGGCTTTGTGATCAGCTGTTTTCTGAAAAATTCACCGGCAGTCTGCAGTGAGACTTTTGACCAATCCGAGCCAATCCACGGGCCGAAACAAGAACGCCAGGCTTTATAGGCTTTATCTTTCAGTAAAGGCTCCCAGGCTTCGGCGGCATTAAGCTTATCATATTCTATTTTACTTCGATTATTGGAAGTCCACGTTTTAAGCATCAGGTAAGACCATTTCATGAATTCCCACGTGTTCATCCTGAACATTTTAGGAATGCCTTTCAGTCCTTCATTATAAAACTCAGCTTTATCGGCATCGGGGAAAATTCCAAAATCAACGGGCCGTGAGAGGGCTGAATCATAGATGCTCCCTTTTTCATTAAAAGGAATATGCCGCATTAAATCAAAAGCATTATGATACCAAGGTCCCATGCCGTGCCAGGAATACTCCGAAGGCATATTGTCCTGACTGAGCCGGGAGCTTCTGAAGAATCCGCCCGGCTGATCGGTGGCTTCATACACTGAAACACCATATCCTGAGTGAACTAATTCATGGGCAGCGGTCAATCCCGCTATACCGGCTCCAAAAATCACTACTTGACAAGACATTGGCACCTCCCATGCTCTCGGTCTCTATCGGGCAGGAACAATCGGGTGAGGCAAATCGCCGTCAGGCCTTGAAAAATTCGAGCAGATCGGCGTTGATCTGGTCCTTATTGGTAGAGCACATGCCGTGCGGCATGCCCGGATAGACTTTCAGAGTGGCACCTTTGACGATCTTGGATGAGAGCAGGGCCGAGGCGCCGATAGGCACGATCTGGTCATCGTCACCGTGCATGATGAGCGTCGGAATGTCGAACTTCCTGAGATCTTCAGTGAAGTCTGTCTCGGAAAAGGCCTTGATGCAATCGATGACGGCTTTGAATCCGGCCTGCATCCCCTGCAGCCAGAACGAGTCCCGCAGCCCCTGGGAGACCTTGGAGTCTGGCCTGTTGGCGCCGTAGAAGGGCGTGCTGAGATCCTTGAAGAATTGCGAGCGGTCGGCGTGCACGCCTGCGCGGATTTTGTCGAACGCGTCGATGGGCAGCCCGGCGGGATTGGCGGCTGTTTTCAGCATCAGCGGCGTCACCGAGCTTATCAGCACGGCCCTGGCCGCACGTCTGGTTCCGTGGCGGCCGATATAGCGGGCGACCTCACCGCCGCCCGTAGAATGCCCGACATGGATCGCGTTCTTCAGATCGAGCTTTTCCATGAGCGCCGCGAGGTCATCGGCATAGGTGTCCATTTCATTGCCATTCCATGGTTGGCCCGATCGGCCATGGCCGCGGCGATCAGGGCTGATGCAGCGGTATCCGCGGCTGCCCAGAAACACCATCTGGTCTTCCCATGCGTCCGAGCAGAGCGGCCAGCCATGGCTGAAGACTACGGGCTGCCCGCTGCCCCAGTCCTTGTAATAGATCTGCGTGCCGTCTTTCGTCGTGATCGTGTTCATCGGTTCCCTCCGTTATTTTATTTTCTTGATTTCTTCTTCTCCGTCTTCTGCCTTCGCATCGGCAGCTTTTTTGATGGACGATGCCGTCCTTATTTTTTGGAATCCAGTAATTCTTCCAATTTATTGAAATCAGCCTTTCGCCTGGAAAGCGGGGTCTTATCCTCCCGGTACGCCGAGAGGGTGGATTCAAAAGTCGGCCGGGATTCATGGCGGTAAAAAATTCCCAGGGGAATTTTTTCACTTTCCAGAGCCCGTTGGAAGGCTGCCTGGCGGTCGGCTGGATCGTATGATTCTTCCAGGTAATAAGTGTTTTCCTTGAACCACTGGTAAGTATTGACCTTATTGAAGGAAACGCAGGGCTGGAAGATGTCCACCAGGGCATATCCCTGGTGTTTAATGGCTTGTTTTATGATTTCCTTGCTCTGCTCTTTATCCCCCATGAAGATACGAGCTACGAAAGGAGCATCGAGAGCAATTGCCACCGCCAGTGGGTTAAAAGGCTCCTCGCTTACTCCTTCCACCTGAACCGGGGTTTTAAAGCCGGGTTGGCTTGTAGGGGAAGCCTGCCCCTTGGTAAGCCCGTACACCATGTTGTTGTGGACTAAATTGGTGATATCGGGGTTGCGGCGGAGGGTATGAATGAAGTGGTTGCCCCCTTCCCCGTACATATCGCCG
The sequence above is drawn from the Candidatus Eremiobacterota bacterium genome and encodes:
- a CDS encoding alpha/beta hydrolase → MNTITTKDGTQIYYKDWGSGQPVVFSHGWPLCSDAWEDQMVFLGSRGYRCISPDRRGHGRSGQPWNGNEMDTYADDLAALMEKLDLKNAIHVGHSTGGGEVARYIGRHGTRRAARAVLISSVTPLMLKTAANPAGLPIDAFDKIRAGVHADRSQFFKDLSTPFYGANRPDSKVSQGLRDSFWLQGMQAGFKAVIDCIKAFSETDFTEDLRKFDIPTLIMHGDDDQIVPIGASALLSSKIVKGATLKVYPGMPHGMCSTNKDQINADLLEFFKA
- a CDS encoding thiamine pyrophosphate-dependent enzyme translates to MSNPYDMGAIDIAWCPGCGNYGILNMVKSSLSELEIKPEELIMVSGIGQAAKIPHYLKTNFFNGLHGRALPAATGIKAANPGLTVIAESGDGDMYGEGGNHFIHTLRRNPDITNLVHNNMVYGLTKGQASPTSQPGFKTPVQVEGVSEEPFNPLAVAIALDAPFVARIFMGDKEQSKEIIKQAIKHQGYALVDIFQPCVSFNKVNTYQWFKENTYYLEESYDPADRQAAFQRALESEKIPLGIFYRHESRPTFESTLSAYREDKTPLSRRKADFNKLEELLDSKK
- a CDS encoding FAD-dependent oxidoreductase, with amino-acid sequence MSCQVVIFGAGIAGLTAAHELVHSGYGVSVYEATDQPGGFFRSSRLSQDNMPSEYSWHGMGPWYHNAFDLMRHIPFNEKGSIYDSALSRPVDFGIFPDADKAEFYNEGLKGIPKMFRMNTWEFMKWSYLMLKTWTSNNRSKIEYDKLNAAEAWEPLLKDKAYKAWRSCFGPWIGSDWSKVSLQTAGEFFRKQLITKPAHRHKADQDGPAWKQGAGDGWLLLKGPSSEYWFDPWVKYLKEKGVKFFWRKALTKLEFDGTAIVSAFCGEEKIQADRYILALNPFMTADILSETPALERLEELKLFKPLIRGGPHTQVSFRVAFSEEIKFPRERTAVVVSDSEFNLTLFAEEQVWDKEVDLGKNIKSLWTGTSCIGSVPGKIYHKPVSRCTKEEFIEEVKAQIFSCGALDELVKEANNGKGLREFSIIKIEVWHEWKFSSEGIRPLQPKWVNSTDTQAYLPAQKTPVSNLFLAGAHTRTQAQVWSIEGAVESGRRAAKAIDDRVEVIDQYQPLWIKGLSKIDDILYSMKAPQVIDSIALSLILSLILSSLRHFRSKD